Proteins from a genomic interval of Rhodothermus marinus:
- the hisA gene encoding 1-(5-phosphoribosyl)-5-[(5-phosphoribosylamino)methylideneamino]imidazole-4-carboxamide isomerase: protein MLLVIPAIDIRGGRCVRLYQGSYERETVYFDDPVKMACLWRVQNARVLHVVDLDAARGQGHNREVIGAICRTVDIPIQVGGGVRTLEDIEALLQVGVYRVVLGTVAVREPELVSEAIARYGCSRVVVGIDARDGEVRVQGWTEGTGVDAVELALDMERRGVRRFVYTDISRDGTLEGPNVEMYRTLGLHLKKARITASGGVSGYRDLMRLQELEPYRVDSVIIGRALYENRFPCQQFWCWHDKENVDLTRFSTAPLKREIKLPTAE from the coding sequence ATGCTACTGGTCATTCCGGCCATCGACATTCGCGGCGGGCGTTGCGTGCGGCTCTATCAGGGGTCGTACGAGCGGGAGACGGTCTATTTCGACGATCCGGTCAAGATGGCCTGCCTGTGGCGGGTGCAGAACGCCCGGGTGCTCCACGTCGTGGATCTCGACGCGGCGCGCGGTCAGGGCCATAACCGCGAGGTGATCGGCGCCATCTGCCGCACGGTGGACATCCCGATCCAGGTGGGCGGCGGTGTTCGGACGCTCGAAGACATCGAGGCCCTGCTGCAGGTCGGCGTCTACCGGGTGGTGCTGGGCACGGTAGCCGTCCGCGAGCCGGAGCTGGTCTCGGAGGCCATCGCCCGCTACGGCTGCAGCCGCGTCGTGGTAGGCATCGACGCACGCGACGGCGAGGTGCGCGTGCAGGGCTGGACCGAGGGCACAGGCGTCGATGCCGTCGAACTGGCGCTCGACATGGAACGGCGCGGCGTGCGCCGCTTCGTCTACACGGACATCAGCCGCGACGGTACGCTCGAAGGGCCCAACGTCGAGATGTACCGCACGCTGGGCCTGCACCTGAAAAAAGCACGCATTACGGCCTCGGGCGGCGTTAGCGGTTACCGTGACCTGATGCGGCTGCAGGAGCTGGAGCCCTACCGGGTCGACTCGGTCATAATCGGCCGGGCGCTCTACGAAAACCGATTCCCCTGCCAGCAGTTCTGGTGCTGGCACGACAAGGAGAACGTGGACCTGACCCGCTTTTCGACGGCTCCCCTGAAACGCGAAATCAAACTACCCACCGCCGAATAG